tttattttttaaagttctgtaaTAAGTTTACGGATTTATTCGACAAAATTTCGGGGCTTTCCGTGTAcgaaaatagaataacatgtacagtagtaataATGCACGCACGACCGATAAAAAAGACGGGACAAAACATAGATACTAGATACAATGGCCAAATATGcatgacatgtactcgtggTATGCACGTTtaatagttcaactaacacagggccatgaaacaacctatttcttataaaagacaaatcatttacaagaccgctTCATTGTATTATCTAACCGTGCGCAGTTTtggaaaatttcaaaagtatacGAACAGTCCACAGGGATTTGAGAAATAGTTTGTATCAATATGGACACGCTAGatagcctatatatatatatatattgaccattatgagacggtttaggggtctagataaaaaaaatcagtaaaaatcGTATTCTACATAAATTGCGGGCGAAATTGCGAGCATACTATTTACAATGGCTGTGacgagttttacgatgtattatgatgattttaaagcgttcttaacattgtaatttttcgattttaaaTAAATTGCGGGCGAAATTGCGAGCATACTATTTACAATGGCTGTGacgagttttacgatgtattatgatgattttaaagcgttcttaacattgtaatttttcgattttaaattacctgcatttatataatgataatattgtgaatgtcgtcatatcattatgcaaccctgctcgatctgaacataccggcttcacaccatcggcacattgttgtgtaactcaaagtatatgtacaaagaaatgtaataatgaattaattgtcttgctaagacttatacacatttttttaaatacatgtagtagaatCTCTAAAAGGAAGTATGAAAactgtgcaggaggaccctttgttttttcttttaatcatgcgcgtatgtttgtaacagatgatttttttaatcaaaacgtAGGTCTAAGGAGGTGGGCcgcaataattgtccattttcactacaatcttattttgcacataaaattaccagtatgtatatcaaaactccccggttaattttatgtgtaaactataaattacatacatgcacagtcgtattactccagggtggactgaataggaaagTAATACTTATTCATTCGTGAAAAATGACCTTATGTTTAACCCCCACATGATACTCTACATGGTATATGTACTCGACATTAATGGCATCATCATTTGcatatagtgacgtcattttataggttatgacgtcaataatgtgtcattatgtaggggataaacatgctacccaataagtcggaatataacatatttttctccgtgtgtaAGACCTAAGACCTGTGGCTAAAATccacatgcatgttgacagttccgctatcggcacaccggcttccggtagttgattgtctcagatgacgtcacaactcatcggaactcaagggaggtaagtcatagaaaaaaatctgtcgtcaaaaagatgtgaagattgctttcattaattttactatttagagacaaaatataagtaaatatcaaactcatatatgttttaataggacataaaaatgtttctagcgtattatctcattttacatgtcccttctgtttttatcacctttaaggCTTAAAATtagcaaaaatggctgaaaatggtttaaaagaggtaggggtagcatatgttattacatgtaatttgagGGAAAATAACAGTAAAGGAGACtacttgaaaataatttctacaaacatccatacataacAAATActtcattaggaaattatggctttattCTCTcttgtatatggtcaaaacggcaaaatttctataaaatccaatattttgtcaactaggtatctttgagtgaaaATAGCTCAAacacgagcacacggacatacaataaatgtacatgtatgttttaacTCCTATTTCctaaaatctatatgagaaaaaaaagtttaatacaagaaactTTGAATTTTCAGAGGAGTATATCATTAATTTCAGATTTGGAGCACTGAGCATTTAGAGGCTTCCGTACAGTAAGTTGGGTCGACATGTTTCTGACACTGATAGGGTTCCGTGGCTAAAAAATATGGAGAGGGAACAAATTTGTACTTTTAAATTGTTATATAGTTTAAAATAGTCACCATGTATTATAAGAAATAGAATAAATCAATGCTGCATATTTATGATTTATGATACAAAAGTAAATCACGAAAgttttacatgatatttttattttacgacAATAAAGACTTTACGACAATCACAAAGGACGGAGGCTGCCGTAAACTGGtcgtatattatttttattgagGAATTTGTTTGAGAAAAGCTTTCCCAAACATTCACCACGTGCTGGTGGTAACATAAAAACATGTGGTTTAATCACTTACGATAGATACAAACATTAATTTAACAATGGTGTGACATTAATGGTTTAAAGGAGGCTTTTTGAGGTAAGGAAAACAGGGACAATGGTAACCACCTTTTAACGATATTGCAGTGGccagtgtgttttttttttttttgcgactTGAATAAGTAGATTTTGCCTTGTAGAGTAGAGCCGTAACACGCACCTTACGGTTATTCACAGATGTGTAGACTAGACATGTTGAAAATTTTATGCGTTTATGCGTTTAATGCTTTCAATGACAAAAAACggttttcattgaaaaaaatgtatgatatcCATCAGTCAATTGcagtttatataattagatGTCTACTTTCTCATTTAATTTTCAACACACTCAATTACACAACGCAAACTTCTGGTGCACAGGATGGACATAACGTTAACGCTGCacatgggtaacagttaccacTTTGGATGATCAATGGCATGGGGCAGCGGCGGCCAAGTGGTTCCGATGtcatgacatattaccacaagccctccacctctgggatgtgtgtttgaatcccatgtggggcagtttcCAGTTACTGGCcgttggttggtggtttttctcctggtacatCGGTTTTCTCCACCAAAAATCCTGGCACGTTCTATATGACTCTGGCTctatatatgttaataaaaaCATCAAACTAATAAAACTCAACCCAGGATAATCAATAAGTTAACTATACCCAAATGCAGGATTTTGTTAATGAACACTgagtttttttgtgtgtgtcagtatgtatgtctgaatgttaaAGATTTgggtttttctttatttcatgtGTTATACCTTTAAGTGTTTTGCAAGTCTTGTTTCAGGTAAGAAGGGCTGTGTTTCcttataattattcatttgtactgatgaatatgtgtatgtagttgtgtactaaaataataaaatgcatttgtttgatatatttagGCATGGTATACATTAATCCGCCTGGAGTAACCATGGTATCCAATCCGGACTTTGGGGTATTTTCCAATAATAACTACTTGAGAGATGTGGAACAAATTACAACAGGGACACAACAACCTATGACAGAGACTTTCCAGTACAATAACCAGCAGGCAAGGATCCCAATCTCTGCAGCCTCCTCGGGACTCCAACTTTCTGTACAGTCTAGCAATAGTCCTTTTTTCACTAATCAGACAGCAGTCAAACATTCACAGCAGCAAGGCTCCTGCCTGGACAATCCTTCTTTTAACAGTGCTACACCTTCAATCTTCCTCCCTGGAAATTCAATTTCTGATATGTCCTACACACAAGTACCACCATCAGGAGTGATGCCTCACCCCCAGGGTCCACCTGTTGGGATGATTCCTCACCCTACAGCCCTACCCCCACAGACTTTGCCAGTAGGGGTGGGAGTTAATCCTTATCCCGGTGGCTTTACTTTCAATGTCCCCACCCAAGCTAACCCTATCACTGGAATTCCATCCCAGGCCTATCAATCCAGAGGGTTCAGTTCTTGTCATGCCCCAGGGCTGGGGGCAGCTTGGCAACATGCTGTACCACCGCAAATGCCTTGGGGTGATGCTATGAAATTACCTCATGGAATAACGACATTTACTGGAGATTCTTTGGCACCATCTGGGGTTGTATCCCTTACACAAAGTATGGCACCTTCAGGACAAACTGTTGATAGTCAAACAGGCACTATACGGGATATGAGAAGGTCATTGATGTCGGTGCGTGAATCATCACCAAGACCCAAAATGCCTACAGAGTGAGTTCATGCATCATTCATAATGCATTTTACATTCATATTATTGCTTCTTCTTTTACTATAAGGTTACCAAATACAAGCTCATCAAGTTTAATCTATTATAAACAACTGAATTATGTAAGCATCATGGTACAGATAcatcattacatttatattgtagACATACTTTTTTagaatagttttattttagtgcttTTTGCGCATGCGCTGTCTTTGTAGCACTAATTTCTTGTACAGTGCTAAATTCTAGATCTGTAGTAGGGTATTTCTGGTATTGAATCACCGAATTGCAATAATTTACATTCATGCTATTGTAATATATCATAATTGACAACTTTTTGCATTTGTACTAAGATTTGAATGCACTAAGTATGTTtaattacagtacatgtaactttatatatatttactgatcTTTGAAAGTAAATAATCTAGACTTGCATTATGAAAAGCCTTATATAAATAGTTACACTGCATTAAATAAGTCTTGATCACTCCTCTTAAATTTGTtaagttttcaaaaaaaaaaaaacccaacaaaaaaacaggattttaaaatcaattgatattcataaaaacataaagTAGTAGAAGTGTACTGCTACTCATTGCTTCTTACaattgttttcatgttttgtctAGGTCCATGATAACTTCCTCTCCTAGTGTTTCATCAAGAAAACTTAAAAGACATGCTCCAGAGGATGAAGTGGATTACTTGTAAGTATTGTCTTTTATGCTGTGTTTTGCCAAAAGTACGGAAAGATTTTCTCCAGGTGGTTTTCAGACACAGACAGGATAGTGATTTTTAGCAGTATTTGACAGAGTGTGTGAGTGCAGATATGAATTTTCCTGGAGTATATATTAATCTTCACAGCATTGAGGTAGATTAGGTATTTTCTGTTTGTGCAAACAACAAGGCAACAATACATGTGTTGGTAACTTGGTGTATGCGGTAGGTGTATTTTTGCAGTGCTAATGTTGGTTGCAGGATACGTAATACAGTACAAATAACATGTATCATTATTTTTCCCATAGATTACCTGGTGTTGACAAAAAGGTTTTCATCAGCGAGAGAAAGATGATGCAGAGCATGAAGGAATTATCATTGTACCCTTCTAGTCACCAACCCCCTTCACTGCAGTGCCCTTTGACCTCTATGACCCCTACGACCTCTGAAGGAGCAGAAAGGTTACAGCACTTCAAAGAAGTTGAAGAAAGGTCAAGATTTCAAATAATCTGAATTATTTTTATGCTTTCAGTCTCTCTTTAGTTAATAATTAGGTATATTTTAAATGggttgttttataaaaatactCAATATTGAGgaatgcatgtttttaaaatattgataaaagcTTATTGTctcaaaaaattatttaatatgttaccagaatataaaagaaaattatgaCAAATGGTTAAAAGTGTTAAGAGGGAATTTTATAAACGATTGCTGTAACTTTTTGGAATCAGAACATCATATAAGAGTGTTTACTATGTATAGTAGTAATTTATTGGCATGTAAAATATTACtagatttacatgtaaatcatgCATGACCCTTTGGTACACAAACCTTTACAATAATTGATGTTGTTTTGATTATTGTAGATTAGTCCTAGAGGATTCTGATGATGAGGAATCTAAGCCAAAACTACCACAGGGACCAAAGCTGGAGATTTTAGATAATAGAAGTTTTACACAGGGCATTCTCAAGCCTACCTCACTATTACCACAGAAACTCCTACAGGAGATCACGTAAGTTAAAACAGCCAGAGAAAATAggtatttgttttacatgtataacattctTAACTGATGGATTCCAACTGAAAGTTACCTGAATTGATTTTTAGATGGTCCAccaattaatgttattttttgagTGGGTCAAAATGCCAACTTAAGATGTTTGCCAccttgaaaaacatattttgagtTTCTTTGTCATTTTCATCATAGAGATTCAGctttttttcattccattgcATCCATGACAACCTTTAATAACTTACATTCACTTGTAATTTTAATGTTTAGAGATACTACTCCAGAATAATTTATTGGACTgatttttatttccatgaaGGAATCGGCGGAGCATGGAAGTTGTTTTGTGGAAACCTCCAGGCGACTTTGCCAAAGATTTAGCACCAAAGTTCAGTGAACAGAACCAAGAAAAATTATGTTGGAAAAGTTCAGAAAGTGGTGACCATTCCAGTAATACCAGATACCAGAGTGGAGAACCATTTAGCAAACACAGGTGAGGATCAATGGTCATAATGCTTGTTTTACTGCATGACAATCAATTCAGGTTAAAGTGTTtagatttgaatattttatatttgcaCGTTagagagttatctgtccttgtgggtaggtattgatagcgacgtcatgtgtttgcgagcgtcaCGTCATAATTTTTTCGAGAAAGTGacatgaattgcgctcacaaattaaaggatttgtgcagtcaaaaatgataatttcagtttatgctggaaatggctttattagcacgtgtagaaacctctccgtgccgcacgcgaccggaataacctgtaagccgtcgatatcgaggtccaaaattctgaccgcccgattatgctCTATgattctagctctaaaccgcgtgtgacgtcataatagtccatggcttatagctgtactataactgatgtgctatcacttacatcgacggtcacaggaaaaggcgatcaacgattttttatgattacttttaagtgaagttaatcgtacaataactttggctcgaatgtaaataactaaaagagtgaaattcgatgtttcaaatactttaatttatgctctaatagcaggtatcttcgtgtaattatgaaagaaaatccacacagaaacaaaagtttcagattttttgtcgagttcagcaacgaataagctttaattagatcatattttcctgtagtctgtatctgtgatacattgtgaatggcaaagtttgtgactgtaaaactaaattttatgtaacaatttaagaaatccttgattaaagcatcaaggatatgatgatTGATGTACGTAtatacacaccgatgattgatcattacaaacattgtgttgtgtgttgctaaccgaataaattgagacacatttattacaataccgaaAAAACGTTTCATCATATGGTAggaagaatttatttttgatattataaaagatcttaatattgagatattgagcaaaacaaactatttttagctcacctggcccgtcCTCGTCCgtaacatttcctttaaattgctactagtcatagagttctgcatggattgtaaccaaatttggccacaaacatccttgggggaaggggaacagaacttgtataaattttggctctgaccccccgggggcaggaggggcggggcccaataggggaaatagaggtaaattctataaatcgctacttgtcctagagttctgcatggattgtaaccaaatttggccacaaacat
The Argopecten irradians isolate NY chromosome 9, Ai_NY, whole genome shotgun sequence DNA segment above includes these coding regions:
- the LOC138331999 gene encoding uncharacterized protein — translated: MVYINPPGVTMVSNPDFGVFSNNNYLRDVEQITTGTQQPMTETFQYNNQQARIPISAASSGLQLSVQSSNSPFFTNQTAVKHSQQQGSCLDNPSFNSATPSIFLPGNSISDMSYTQVPPSGVMPHPQGPPVGMIPHPTALPPQTLPVGVGVNPYPGGFTFNVPTQANPITGIPSQAYQSRGFSSCHAPGLGAAWQHAVPPQMPWGDAMKLPHGITTFTGDSLAPSGVVSLTQSMAPSGQTVDSQTGTIRDMRRSLMSVRESSPRPKMPTESMITSSPSVSSRKLKRHAPEDEVDYLLPGVDKKVFISERKMMQSMKELSLYPSSHQPPSLQCPLTSMTPTTSEGAERLQHFKEVEERLVLEDSDDEESKPKLPQGPKLEILDNRSFTQGILKPTSLLPQKLLQEITNRRSMEVVLWKPPGDFAKDLAPKFSEQNQEKLCWKSSESGDHSSNTRYQSGEPFSKHSEESVTMDTESFNDLDDDMQL